A single region of the Salvia miltiorrhiza cultivar Shanhuang (shh) chromosome 8, IMPLAD_Smil_shh, whole genome shotgun sequence genome encodes:
- the LOC130998438 gene encoding uncharacterized protein LOC130998438: MGYQQQQQYFPPQPSVPQQYPQQYQSSPMQQGNFQPQQLQNAQQFQKQIPQQRPSLEETMQSFMEISKQNTEMTKQNFESQSATIKRLEITVGQFSGTLNQIQQQQQPGKFHGQPLQTHQAQVVTVLRSDKMVDNNVKDPEHTRNLELPKSPLAKPALPIPEMPKSPLANPAMPIPEMPKSPLAKPALPSPEMPKSPLAKSALQNSAAQGSVLPSSTLTSPYEEEGPEQKKKEGAKEDQPKDGVMEEGKEAKLHKSTTPYRPPIPFPGRL; the protein is encoded by the coding sequence ATGGGATATCAACAGCAGCAACAATACTTCCCACCGCAGCCGAGCGTTCCACAACAATACCCACAGCAGTATCAATCGTCCCCAATGCAGCAAGGGAACTTTCAACCTCAACAATTACAGAACGCGCAGCAGTTTCAAAAGCAAATTCCACAGCAGAGGCCATCATTGGAGGAGACTatgcagtccttcatggagatCAGCAAGCAGAACACGGAGATGACTAAGCAAAATTTTGAGTCTCAATCCGCCACAATAAAAAGACTTGAGATTACCGTGGGGCAATTTTCGGGCACTTTGAACCAAattcaacagcagcagcagcccgggaaATTTCATGGCCAACCCCTGCAAACTCACCAGGCTCAAGTTGTCACTGTTCTTCGCAGCGACAAAATGGTGGACAACAACGTGAAGGATCCGGAGCATACCAGAAATTTAGAGCTGCCGAAGTCACCTCTGGcgaagccagctctgccgattcCAGAGATGCCGAAGTCACCTCTGGCGAATCCAGCTATGCCGATTCCAGAGATGCCGAAGTCACCTCTGGcgaagccagctctgccgagtccaGAGATGCCAAAGTCACCTCTGgcgaagtcagctctgcagaattcCGCCGCACAAGGTTCAGTTCTGCCAAGTTCCACTCTGACGAGCCCTTATGAAGAAGAAGGACCAGAGCAGAAGAAAAAGGAAGGAGCGAAGGAAGATCAGCCAAAAGACGGAGTGATGGAAGAAGGAAAAGAGGCCAAACTACACAAATCCACTACACCTTATCGGCCACCAATTCCTTTTCCGGGCAGATTGTGA
- the LOC130996638 gene encoding 2S seed storage albumin protein-like, with product MAKKAALAAALLVAVASATTSDDEECSQHVQGREFRSCQRYLQDPRSRFVDDCCEELRGMERHQCGCEAIRHAVQQAQQGGSSEHIYERARALPRTCGLTHQQCRFNVVFLYTSHSS from the coding sequence ATGGCGAAGAAGGCGGCACTAGCAGCAGCTCTCCTGGTGGCCGTGGCCAGCGCCACCACCTCCGACGACGAGGAGTGCAGCCAGCACGTGCAGGGGCGGGAGTTCCGCTCGTGCCAACGCTACTTGCAGGACCCGCGCAGCCGCTTTGTTGATGACTGCTGCGAGGAGTTGAGGGGAATGGAGCGCCACCAATGCGGCTGCGAAGCCATAAGGCACGCCGTGCAACAGGCGCAGCAGGGAGGCAGCAGCGAGCACATCTACGAGAGGGCACGTGCCCTTCCCCGCACGTGCGGCTTGACCCACCAGCAATGCCGCTTTAATGTTGTCTTCCTCTACACATCTCACTCTTCATAA
- the LOC130996639 gene encoding uncharacterized protein At5g03900, chloroplastic: MASMSACFFSPTPKTRSFTLTHKPFKPSEFLYFTPAPTRPTKFRCGRASGLVIRASSSNSAGVDVTTVSGIRPGGAVESDKLPTDVRKRTMDAIDSSGRRVTVGDVASKAGLKLNEAQRALQALAADTDGFLEVSDEGDVLYAFPKDYRSKLASKSIKIKFEPLLEKGKMAAEYVVRVSFGTALIASIVIVYTTIIAIVSSSRESDDRGRRGRSYGSGVNFFFSPTDLFWYWDPNYYRRRRARDSDGGMNFIESVFSVVFGDGDPNQGIEEERWKLIGQYITSNGGVVTAEELAPYLDVETTEKMDDDSYILPVLLRFDGQPEVDEQGNILYRFPSLQRTGTRQRSGRKEYVGKKWADWVGEAGKYFKEKKWKFSKTSASERAMAIGLGGLNLFGVIILGTMLKNTNISSSGFISFVSEIFPLLQIYAGSFFAIPLIRWFLLQNKNAKIIKRNEAREQRARLLESPDVSLRRKLLSARDMAQRTFIGQDRIVYSTERDLNEQDYDSQDWDRRFKELEKSD; encoded by the exons ATGGCGTCTATGTCCGCCTGCTTCTTCTCTCCAACTCCAAAAACTCGCTCCTTTACCCTCACTCACAAACCATTTAAGCCTTCAGAATTCCTCTATTTTACTCCAGCTCCCACCCGCCCGACCAAATTCCGGTGCGGCAGAGCCTCCGGTTTGGTAATTAGGGCTAGCAGTAGCAACAGCGCCGGTGTCGATGTCACCACGGTGTCGGGGATTAGGCCCGGCGGCGCCGTCGAGAGCGATAAGCTGCCGACCGACGTGCGGAAGCGAACCATGGACGCCATTGATTCCAGCGGGAGGAGAGTCACCGTTGGTGACGTGGCGAGCAAAGCCGGCCTCAAGTTGAATGAAGCTCAGCGAGCTCTTCAGGCTCTTGCCGCCGACACTGATGGATTCTTAGAg GTGTCGGATGAGGGAGATGTTTTGTATGCTTTCCCCAAGGATTATCGGTCCAAGCTCGCTTCCAAGTCGATTAAGATCAAATTCGAACCTTTGCTGGAAAAGGGGAAG ATGGCAGCTGAGTATGTAGTGAGGGTTTCCTTTGGGACGGCTTTGATTGCATCTATTGTGATtgtttatactacaattatCGCTATAGTCTCCAGTAGTCG TGAATCAGATGATCGTGGCAGACGAGGAAGATCTTATGGCTCTGGAGTCAACTTCTTTTTCAGTCCGAcggatttattttg GTATTGGGATCCAAATTATTATAGAAGACGTAGAGCAAGAGATAGTGATGGTGGGATGAACTTCATTGAATCT GTTTTTTCTGTCGTATTTGGGGATGGTGATCCCAATCAGGGGATTGAAGAAGAGAGGTGGAAGTTG ATTGGTCAATATATAACTTCTAATGGCGGTGTTGTGACAGCTGAAGAACTTGCTCCATATCTTGATGTGGAGACTACTGAAAAAATG GATGATGACTCTTATATACTGCCTGTTCTACTGCGGTTTGATGGTCAGCCAGAAGTAGATGAACAG GGAAATATTTTATACCGTTTCCCATCACTACAACGCACTGGTACTCGACAAAGGAGTGGGCGGAAGGAATACGTTGGGAAAAAATGGGCCGATTGGGTTGGAGAAGCTGGAAAGTACTTTAAggaaaagaaatggaaattcAG CAAAACTAGTGCTTCGGAGAGGGCAATGGCGATTGGTCTTGGTGGTCTAAATCTATTTGGGGTTATTATTCTTGGTACCATGTTGAA GAATACAAATATCAGCAGCAGTGGATTCATTTCATTTGTGTCTGAGATATTTCCCCTGCTTCAG ATATATGCTGGCTCCTTTTTCGCAATTCCATTAATTCGATGGTTTTTGCTCCAAAacaaaaatgccaaaattattAAAAGAAATGAAGCAAGGGAACAACGTGCGAGGTTACTGGAATCACCGGATGTTTCTTTGAGACGGAAG CTTCTAAGCGCGCGAGACATGGCGCAAAGGACGTTCATCGGGCAGGACAGGATCGTTTATAGCACTGAGAGGGATTTGAACGAACAGGATTATGATTCCCAAGATTGGGATCGACGATTTAAGGAGCTTGAAAAGTCTGACTAG
- the LOC130996642 gene encoding pentatricopeptide repeat-containing protein At2g36240-like isoform X2, which yields MSRNTALKRFSKPRHHPAPLQHPDLSPSISALTSPTTSATAQTQLTRLTAFLQSSLRKPAVAITPQDLLHFLKSRLRHHPTLSHLDFHLFRYAATLDSFRHDHFTLEYMVRTLVSTYRLDSLSSLLEFISSNPCPCSDGRFDDALHAFDIMKRLIDGKPNVALYNIVIHGFVKLGKLDRAVDFYGTMLRNRVNPDAVTFNILISGYCRNNKFGLALEVFREMKEKGCLPNVVSFNTLIKGFFRDGKVEQAVGMAREMTELGCEFSCVTCEILVDGLGRRGKVIEAVDLMITFLRKGVLPKGFDYFVLVEMLCANGNMERAFELVNELWDNGYAPSLIACTTLVEGLRGAGRTEKSVDLMRKMLNEGMLPDSVTFSCLLEDMCNMGGALEANKLRLLASKKGLHPDGMVYRILISGYAREGRRKEGEALVNEMFDRRFIPDIATYNVLMNGLSKSKGSFG from the exons ATGTCGAGAAACACAGCCCTCAAAAGATTCTCCAAACCCCGACACCACCCTGCACCACTGCAACACCCTGACCTTTCACCCTCCATCTCCGCCCTAACCTCCCCCACCACCTCCGCCACCGCCCAAACCCAATTAACCCGCCTCACCGCCTTCCTCCAATCCTCCCTCAGAAAACCCGCCGTCGCCATCACACCACAAGACCTCCTCCACTTCTTAAAATCTCGCCTCCGCCACCACCCCACGCTCAGCCACCTCGACTTCCACCTCTTTCGCTACGCCGCCACGCTCGATTCGTTCCGCCATGATCACTTCACGCTGGAGTACATGGTGCGCACTCTCGTATCCACCTACCGTCTCGATTCTCTCTCCTCGCTCCTGGAGTTCATATCCTCCAACCCCTGCCCGTGCTCCGACG GTAGATTTGATGATGCACTCCACGCGTTTGATATAATGAAACGGTTAATCGACGGGAAACCGAATGTTGCATTGTATAATATTGTGATCCATGGTTTTGTTAAGCTCGGGAAATTGGATAGAGCTGTGGACTTCTATGGAACAATGCTTAGGAATAGGGTAAATCCAGATGCAGTCACTTTTAATATCTTGATTAGTGGGTATTGTAGGAATAATAAGTTTGGTTTAGCATTGGAGGTGTTTAGGGAGATGAAGGAAAAAGGTTGTCTTCCAAATGTGGTCAGTTTTAACACACTGATCAAGGGTTTCTTCCGGGACGGGAAGGTGGAGCAGGCGGTTGGAATGGCTCGTGAGATGACCGAGCTGGGGTGTGAGTTCTCGTGTGTAACGTGTGAGATCCTGGTTGATGGACTGGGTAGAAGAGGGAAGGTGATCGAAGCAGTTGATTTGATGATTACCTTTTTGAGGAAAGGAGTTTTGCCAAAGGGGTTTGATTATTTTGTGTTGGTTGAGATGCTTTGTGCCAATGGGAACATGGAGCGGGCGTTTGAATTGGTGAATGAGTTGTGGGACAATGGTTATGCACCGAGCTTGATAGCTTGCACGACGTTGGTTGAAGGTTTACGTGGAGCTGGTAGGACTGAGAAGTCGGTTGATCTAATGAGAAAAATGCTGAATGAGGGCATGTTACCAGATAGTGTGACGTTTAGTTGTCTTCTGGAAGATATGTGCAACATGGGAGGCGCGTTGGAAGCAAATAAGCTGAGGCTGCTGGCTTCCAAGAAGGGTTTGCATCCAGATGGTATGGTGTACAGGATTTTGATATCAGGTTACGCGAGAGAAGGGAGAAGAAAGGAGGGGGAAGCTCTGGTGAATGAGATGTTTGATAGAAGATTCATACCTGATATTGCGACTTACAATGTGTTGATGAATGGCCTTTCCAAATCTAAAGGTTCTTTCGGTTGA
- the LOC130996642 gene encoding pentatricopeptide repeat-containing protein At2g36240-like isoform X1: MSRNTALKRFSKPRHHPAPLQHPDLSPSISALTSPTTSATAQTQLTRLTAFLQSSLRKPAVAITPQDLLHFLKSRLRHHPTLSHLDFHLFRYAATLDSFRHDHFTLEYMVRTLVSTYRLDSLSSLLEFISSNPCPCSDGIFSCPRIEPMFSVSISSFCRAGRFDDALHAFDIMKRLIDGKPNVALYNIVIHGFVKLGKLDRAVDFYGTMLRNRVNPDAVTFNILISGYCRNNKFGLALEVFREMKEKGCLPNVVSFNTLIKGFFRDGKVEQAVGMAREMTELGCEFSCVTCEILVDGLGRRGKVIEAVDLMITFLRKGVLPKGFDYFVLVEMLCANGNMERAFELVNELWDNGYAPSLIACTTLVEGLRGAGRTEKSVDLMRKMLNEGMLPDSVTFSCLLEDMCNMGGALEANKLRLLASKKGLHPDGMVYRILISGYAREGRRKEGEALVNEMFDRRFIPDIATYNVLMNGLSKSKGSFG, translated from the coding sequence ATGTCGAGAAACACAGCCCTCAAAAGATTCTCCAAACCCCGACACCACCCTGCACCACTGCAACACCCTGACCTTTCACCCTCCATCTCCGCCCTAACCTCCCCCACCACCTCCGCCACCGCCCAAACCCAATTAACCCGCCTCACCGCCTTCCTCCAATCCTCCCTCAGAAAACCCGCCGTCGCCATCACACCACAAGACCTCCTCCACTTCTTAAAATCTCGCCTCCGCCACCACCCCACGCTCAGCCACCTCGACTTCCACCTCTTTCGCTACGCCGCCACGCTCGATTCGTTCCGCCATGATCACTTCACGCTGGAGTACATGGTGCGCACTCTCGTATCCACCTACCGTCTCGATTCTCTCTCCTCGCTCCTGGAGTTCATATCCTCCAACCCCTGCCCGTGCTCCGACGGTATATTCTCTTGCCCTAGAATTGAGCCTATGTTCAGCGTTTCAATTAGTTCATTTTGTAGGGCAGGTAGATTTGATGATGCACTCCACGCGTTTGATATAATGAAACGGTTAATCGACGGGAAACCGAATGTTGCATTGTATAATATTGTGATCCATGGTTTTGTTAAGCTCGGGAAATTGGATAGAGCTGTGGACTTCTATGGAACAATGCTTAGGAATAGGGTAAATCCAGATGCAGTCACTTTTAATATCTTGATTAGTGGGTATTGTAGGAATAATAAGTTTGGTTTAGCATTGGAGGTGTTTAGGGAGATGAAGGAAAAAGGTTGTCTTCCAAATGTGGTCAGTTTTAACACACTGATCAAGGGTTTCTTCCGGGACGGGAAGGTGGAGCAGGCGGTTGGAATGGCTCGTGAGATGACCGAGCTGGGGTGTGAGTTCTCGTGTGTAACGTGTGAGATCCTGGTTGATGGACTGGGTAGAAGAGGGAAGGTGATCGAAGCAGTTGATTTGATGATTACCTTTTTGAGGAAAGGAGTTTTGCCAAAGGGGTTTGATTATTTTGTGTTGGTTGAGATGCTTTGTGCCAATGGGAACATGGAGCGGGCGTTTGAATTGGTGAATGAGTTGTGGGACAATGGTTATGCACCGAGCTTGATAGCTTGCACGACGTTGGTTGAAGGTTTACGTGGAGCTGGTAGGACTGAGAAGTCGGTTGATCTAATGAGAAAAATGCTGAATGAGGGCATGTTACCAGATAGTGTGACGTTTAGTTGTCTTCTGGAAGATATGTGCAACATGGGAGGCGCGTTGGAAGCAAATAAGCTGAGGCTGCTGGCTTCCAAGAAGGGTTTGCATCCAGATGGTATGGTGTACAGGATTTTGATATCAGGTTACGCGAGAGAAGGGAGAAGAAAGGAGGGGGAAGCTCTGGTGAATGAGATGTTTGATAGAAGATTCATACCTGATATTGCGACTTACAATGTGTTGATGAATGGCCTTTCCAAATCTAAAGGTTCTTTCGGTTGA